From Porphyromonadaceae bacterium W3.11, one genomic window encodes:
- a CDS encoding 4-hydroxy-3-methylbut-2-enyl diphosphate reductase: protein MRTLDIEIDSKSGFCFGVINAIKKAEEQLKSGGALHSLGDIVHNGEEVKRLSDLGLKSISHERLSDVNGPRVLFRAHGEAPEVYEKVRSEGLEIIDATCPVVLRLQRKIRNTYENSRDEDAQIVIFGKEGHAEVIGLVGQTKGEAIVVQSTEQVINKVDPNKPIYLFSQTTMSREEYAQLITFIESWISPNVTFEYFDTICRQVSNRVPDITAFSKSKDWIYFIAGRNSSNGRWLYETAKKANPHTTFISSPSEIEDPLPDWVRTVGVCGATSTPVWQMEAVVKRVKEIEEKRCSE, encoded by the coding sequence ATGAGAACGCTTGATATCGAAATAGATTCTAAGAGCGGTTTCTGCTTCGGCGTGATTAATGCGATAAAGAAAGCAGAAGAACAGCTGAAAAGTGGAGGGGCCCTCCATTCGCTTGGAGATATAGTACATAATGGAGAGGAAGTAAAGCGTCTTTCAGACTTGGGCCTAAAGTCCATAAGTCATGAGCGTCTGAGTGATGTTAATGGTCCACGCGTTTTATTCAGAGCTCATGGAGAGGCTCCTGAGGTTTATGAAAAAGTACGATCTGAAGGGTTGGAGATCATTGATGCTACCTGTCCGGTCGTACTACGGCTTCAACGAAAGATTAGAAACACCTACGAAAATAGTAGGGATGAGGACGCTCAGATTGTAATCTTTGGTAAGGAAGGGCATGCCGAGGTGATTGGATTAGTGGGGCAGACAAAGGGAGAAGCTATTGTGGTACAGTCAACTGAGCAGGTGATCAATAAGGTAGATCCTAATAAGCCGATCTATCTATTTAGTCAAACGACTATGAGTCGCGAGGAGTATGCTCAATTAATTACTTTTATTGAGAGCTGGATAAGTCCCAACGTAACGTTCGAATACTTCGATACTATATGTCGTCAAGTCTCAAATAGAGTTCCAGATATCACAGCCTTTTCTAAAAGTAAAGATTGGATATACTTTATAGCGGGACGGAATAGTAGCAATGGTAGATGGCTATATGAAACAGCCAAAAAAGCGAATCCACATACGACATTTATAAGTAGTCCTAGTGAGATTGAAGATCCCTTACCCGATTGGGTTCGAACAGTAGGTGTATGTGGTGCTACTTCCACACCCGTATGGCAAATGGAAGCGGTGGTGAAGAGGGTAAAAGAGATTGAAGAAAAAAGGTGTTCCGAGTAG